One window from the genome of Nocardioides panaciterrulae encodes:
- a CDS encoding PadR family transcriptional regulator produces the protein MSTSTVLLALLEQEPAHGYTLKQKYDGRFAQKRPLAFGQVYASLARFERQGLAEMVDVETGEGPERKRYRITPEGAQLVTDWVYTAQEPGVFSTSTLFARVTVALLSGRDPQQVLDTQRESHLERMRELQAQRRTARGSDLLAVTYELAHLDADLKWIEQAGRRPAAEKGKS, from the coding sequence TCCACCTCGACGGTGCTGCTCGCGCTGCTGGAGCAGGAGCCCGCGCACGGCTACACGCTGAAGCAGAAGTACGACGGGCGGTTCGCCCAGAAGCGACCGCTGGCCTTCGGGCAGGTGTACGCCTCGCTGGCCCGGTTCGAGAGGCAGGGCCTGGCCGAGATGGTCGACGTCGAGACGGGGGAGGGGCCGGAGCGCAAGCGCTACCGGATCACGCCGGAGGGGGCACAGCTGGTGACCGACTGGGTCTACACCGCGCAAGAGCCGGGGGTGTTCTCCACCAGCACACTGTTCGCGCGCGTGACGGTCGCACTGCTGTCCGGCCGCGACCCGCAGCAGGTGCTGGACACTCAGCGCGAGTCGCACTTGGAGCGGATGCGTGAGCTGCAGGCGCAAAGGCGTACGGCGCGCGGCAGTGACCTGCTCGCGGTCACCTACGAGCTGGCCCACCTCGACGCGGACCTGAAGTGGATCGAGCAGGCCGGCCGGCGGCCGGCCGCGGAGAAGGGGAAGTCATGA